One Desulfobulbaceae bacterium DNA window includes the following coding sequences:
- a CDS encoding prepilin peptidase codes for MVGSFLNVVILRLPNEGESIVLPPSHCPQCKALIRWFDNVPVISFLLLLGRCRHCRQPISWQYPAVELLMALLSYALCYRFGLSLDFLVYFLFCAALLVIIFIDLHHGIIPDVISLPGIVAGFAVSFIGVGGVTWQASGLGLLVGGGIFYAIAAGYYLCAGRAGMGGGDIKLLAMIGAFLGWQSLPFVIFASALLGSVVGIGAMIKQKKGGKTVIPYGPFLAVASYGYLFFSRDIWRLANLYYLQ; via the coding sequence ATGGTCGGATCTTTTTTGAATGTAGTCATCCTTCGGCTTCCCAACGAAGGCGAGTCAATTGTCCTTCCGCCATCTCATTGCCCTCAGTGTAAGGCCCTTATTCGCTGGTTTGATAATGTCCCGGTCATCAGCTTTTTGCTGCTTTTGGGACGTTGTCGGCACTGTCGTCAGCCTATTTCTTGGCAGTATCCCGCAGTAGAGTTGCTGATGGCCTTACTGTCGTACGCCTTGTGTTATCGATTCGGACTCAGCCTGGACTTTCTGGTGTATTTTCTTTTTTGTGCGGCTCTTCTTGTCATTATCTTTATTGATCTTCACCACGGGATTATCCCTGATGTCATCAGCCTTCCCGGGATTGTCGCAGGATTTGCCGTCTCTTTTATAGGGGTAGGAGGGGTTACCTGGCAGGCATCGGGATTGGGGTTGCTCGTGGGGGGGGGGATTTTTTACGCTATTGCCGCCGGCTACTATCTGTGTGCTGGCAGGGCGGGAATGGGTGGAGGAGATATCAAGCTCTTGGCCATGATCGGGGCTTTTCTTGGTTGGCAGTCCTTACCTTTTGTTATTTTCGCCAGCGCCTTGCTTGGTTCCGTGGTGGGCATTGGGGCCATGATTAAACAGAAAAAAGGGGGGAAGACGGTTATCCCTTATGGGCCGTTTCTGGCTGTGGCCAGTTATGGGTATCTCTTTTTTAGCCGCGATATCTGGCGGTTGGCTAATCTATATTATTTGCAGTAA
- a CDS encoding sigma-54-dependent Fis family transcriptional regulator, whose translation MTKRVLLVDDEDLILEVLSAVLTQNGYYVEKATNGKEALEKIGSGFFDHIVTDLAMPVMDGLALLKALQEMESDSIRTVISGKTEIESVSQAFKLGASDFIAKPFQSDQEILLTLRQAEEKFRLQKDNVRLQREVEDKYVFANIVARSRAMLAIFDTITKIADYKTTVLITGESGTGKELIARAIHYNSVRKNQPLVDINCGGIPENLLESELFGYVKGAFTDAHRTKKGLFEEADGGTLFLDEIGDMPLPLQVKLLRALQEEEIRPLGYGQSIKVDVRIIAATAKKLRDQVRDKQFRDDLFYRINVLAIEVPPLRERREDIPILVDHFVKKYNQRLGLAVTDIDKKCLEKLIHYGWPGNVRELENVIERAMALSDGNVLTMKNLPPELYLGGANGDISMLGGYTGFSIKQNRATMERHLIIKALEETGGNRTHASALLEISIPALLYKMKEYQVTDL comes from the coding sequence ATGACGAAACGAGTTTTGTTGGTGGACGATGAGGATCTCATTCTCGAAGTGTTGAGTGCGGTGCTGACTCAAAATGGCTACTATGTGGAAAAAGCCACTAACGGAAAGGAGGCCCTGGAGAAGATCGGCAGCGGTTTTTTTGATCATATCGTAACAGACCTTGCGATGCCGGTGATGGACGGTCTTGCCCTGCTTAAGGCCTTGCAGGAAATGGAGAGTGATTCTATCCGAACCGTTATCTCGGGAAAGACGGAGATTGAATCGGTCAGTCAGGCCTTCAAGCTTGGGGCCAGTGATTTTATTGCCAAGCCGTTTCAGTCTGACCAGGAGATACTGCTTACCCTCCGGCAGGCGGAAGAGAAATTTCGGTTGCAGAAGGATAATGTCCGTTTGCAGCGCGAGGTGGAGGATAAATACGTCTTTGCTAATATCGTTGCCCGCAGCCGGGCGATGTTGGCCATCTTCGATACCATTACCAAAATCGCTGATTACAAGACCACGGTTCTCATCACTGGCGAGAGTGGCACGGGTAAGGAGCTTATTGCCCGGGCTATTCACTATAACAGTGTGCGGAAGAATCAGCCCTTGGTGGACATCAACTGTGGCGGTATTCCGGAAAATTTATTGGAGAGTGAGCTGTTTGGTTACGTTAAGGGGGCCTTTACCGACGCGCACCGCACCAAAAAGGGTTTGTTTGAGGAGGCCGACGGCGGGACATTGTTTCTTGATGAAATTGGAGATATGCCGCTGCCCTTGCAGGTTAAACTGTTGCGGGCCTTGCAGGAAGAGGAGATTCGACCGTTAGGCTATGGTCAGTCAATTAAGGTCGATGTGCGGATCATCGCCGCCACTGCCAAGAAATTACGGGATCAGGTTCGGGACAAACAGTTTCGTGATGATCTATTCTACCGGATTAATGTGTTGGCTATTGAGGTTCCTCCTCTGCGTGAGCGCCGTGAGGACATCCCGATTCTGGTCGATCACTTTGTTAAGAAATACAATCAGCGGTTGGGTCTTGCCGTGACTGATATTGATAAAAAGTGCTTGGAAAAGTTGATTCACTATGGCTGGCCGGGGAATGTCCGGGAGCTTGAGAATGTCATTGAGCGGGCGATGGCGCTATCTGACGGGAATGTTCTGACGATGAAGAACCTGCCGCCTGAGTTGTATCTGGGTGGGGCGAATGGGGATATCAGCATGCTCGGAGGGTACACCGGGTTCTCGATTAAGCAGAACCGGGCAACTATGGAGCGGCATCTTATTATCAAAGCGCTGGAGGAAACCGGGGGCAACCGCACCCATGCCTCTGCTCTGCTGGAAATAAGTATCCCGGCGTTACTGTATAAGATGAAGGAGTATCAGGTTACTGACTTATAA
- a CDS encoding PKD domain-containing protein, translating to MPFRDSAFIVITLTLSFLLPRQACGETNPAVAAGGAHALALAADGSVWAWGFNDQGQLGDGTLQYSTAPILVQGLPEIKAVSAGYTSSMALGHDGSVWTWGSNLSGELGDGTTTSRHRPIKIQGLDNVDAVTLNASTAMAIKNDGTLWLWGQNSHRTMGSSGGATLTPQPLSSISDVAGVGIGLSSIFAYTHDCALWAWGGNSFGQLGDGSYSPQPTPIRINITACLSQISASNHTLAISSTGELWAWGYNHDGQLGAGSTNNTPTPTLLTLQGNNFIAVACDHHSLALKRDGTLLSWGKNDYGQLGDGTTSNRPTPLPVEGMSSVTSIAAGAMFTLAVKADGSVWAWGINTYGQLGDGSTENQSVPTQVTGFEGISTLNLKRPATGLNQSTQEIPPVSFSTLPPAGSAPLTVSFQRTVKSGPPPVSIHWDFGDGEVANSHNPLHIYTSPGTYIVTLTVTYKEGIFREAMRQILIKPSKEQEPRPQTNSSR from the coding sequence ATGCCATTCCGGGACAGCGCTTTCATCGTCATCACGCTCACCCTTTCCTTCCTCCTGCCAAGACAGGCTTGTGGTGAGACCAATCCCGCCGTCGCCGCTGGAGGTGCGCATGCCTTAGCCCTGGCCGCTGACGGCTCGGTCTGGGCTTGGGGCTTTAATGACCAAGGACAGCTCGGCGACGGTACTTTGCAGTACTCCACCGCCCCGATCCTGGTGCAGGGCCTCCCTGAAATCAAGGCCGTGAGCGCCGGCTACACCAGCTCCATGGCCCTTGGCCATGACGGCTCCGTCTGGACCTGGGGTTCTAACCTGTCCGGGGAGCTTGGCGACGGAACCACAACCTCCCGCCACCGTCCCATCAAGATCCAGGGTCTTGACAATGTTGACGCCGTCACCTTGAACGCGAGTACCGCCATGGCGATCAAAAACGACGGCACCCTCTGGCTTTGGGGCCAGAATAGCCACCGGACGATGGGCTCGTCCGGTGGCGCCACTCTCACCCCGCAACCACTCTCATCAATCTCCGATGTTGCCGGAGTTGGCATCGGGCTGTCATCCATTTTCGCCTACACCCATGATTGTGCTCTCTGGGCCTGGGGGGGAAATTCCTTCGGACAACTTGGCGACGGTTCCTACTCGCCTCAACCAACGCCTATCCGCATCAACATCACTGCCTGCCTTTCTCAGATTTCAGCATCCAATCATACGCTCGCCATAAGCTCTACTGGTGAACTGTGGGCCTGGGGATACAACCATGACGGACAACTCGGCGCTGGTTCTACAAATAACACCCCAACACCAACGCTACTGACACTCCAGGGCAACAATTTCATCGCTGTGGCCTGCGACCATCACTCTCTTGCCCTCAAAAGAGACGGCACTCTCTTATCCTGGGGCAAAAACGACTACGGACAACTTGGTGATGGCACCACGAGCAACCGACCCACGCCCCTACCAGTAGAAGGCATGAGTTCCGTCACGAGCATCGCAGCCGGCGCCATGTTCACCCTAGCAGTTAAAGCCGACGGTTCGGTCTGGGCCTGGGGAATTAACACCTATGGACAACTGGGCGACGGCTCGACGGAGAACCAGAGTGTACCGACTCAGGTCACCGGTTTTGAGGGGATCAGCACCTTAAACCTCAAACGACCCGCTACCGGACTCAACCAGTCGACGCAGGAGATCCCCCCTGTTTCCTTCTCCACCTTACCACCTGCTGGATCAGCACCTCTCACTGTTTCATTCCAAAGGACAGTAAAAAGTGGACCGCCCCCTGTTTCCATCCACTGGGATTTTGGCGACGGCGAAGTGGCCAACTCCCATAATCCACTGCATATCTACACCTCTCCAGGTACCTACATTGTCACCTTGACTGTCACTTACAAAGAGGGCATCTTCCGGGAAGCTATGCGGCAGATTTTGATCAAGCCATCCAAGGAGCAAGAGCCCCGTCCACAAACAAACTCTTCCCGGTGA
- a CDS encoding CDP-alcohol phosphatidyltransferase family protein — protein sequence MRNRLFVRFVRWVGYDLGISPNQITLGRLLFFVPGWLAWYYRIELAAYTGLPWQAFGAMASFVVTTVIAFDIVDGALARETGQVSDEGKILDPLVDKLITYSTLCLFWSAINL from the coding sequence ATGCGCAACAGACTCTTTGTCCGTTTTGTCCGCTGGGTCGGTTACGACCTTGGCATCTCGCCAAACCAGATCACCTTGGGCAGACTGCTTTTCTTCGTTCCCGGCTGGCTTGCATGGTACTACCGTATCGAACTGGCCGCCTATACCGGTCTCCCCTGGCAAGCTTTCGGAGCTATGGCCTCTTTTGTGGTAACTACAGTTATCGCATTCGACATTGTCGATGGCGCACTGGCCAGAGAAACGGGACAAGTCAGCGATGAAGGGAAGATTTTAGACCCTCTCGTTGACAAACTGATCACTTACAGCACCCTCTGTCTGTTCTGGTCGGCAATTAATCTCT
- a CDS encoding PilZ domain-containing protein: MMSRDRRKNTRVPFQTTADVVFPNAHYNQCATENLSVKGVSVLGVSGHAIGETCDLSLELSGSSSQLRLAMKGTIVRVDTDRIALNFTEIDIDSFYHLKNIIYYNSSDPDSIEEELIN; the protein is encoded by the coding sequence ATGATGTCAAGAGACCGACGGAAAAATACCAGAGTACCCTTTCAAACAACCGCTGATGTGGTTTTCCCCAATGCTCACTACAATCAATGCGCGACTGAGAACTTGAGCGTCAAGGGCGTCTCCGTCCTAGGAGTCAGCGGCCATGCAATCGGTGAAACCTGCGATCTCTCCCTCGAGCTAAGCGGCAGCTCCAGCCAGCTTCGCCTGGCGATGAAAGGTACTATTGTCAGAGTTGATACCGACCGTATCGCTCTCAACTTTACCGAAATCGACATCGACAGTTTCTATCACCTCAAGAACATTATTTACTATAACTCCAGTGACCCGGACTCCATTGAAGAAGAATTAATCAATTGA